From the Candidatus Thorarchaeota archaeon genome, the window GATGTATCCCTGAAATGCGATCTCAAGTAGCGTAAAGAGAAGTGGTACCGGAAGGGACCCCGTCATGTTCGGGAAAGCCTCGTCAATGGCCGTGAGCTCATCTGCTGTGACTGGGACCGAGAGAAAGAATCCCACAAAAAGCACTACTAGGGTGACAATGAAACCTGCAAACGGCCCTGCCAACCCCAGATCAAAGAGATCGGTTCGTTCTCTTGGTGGGCTCTTCTGTTTGATGAACGCTCCAAAAGTGCCTCCGATGTCGGGAAGTCCAGGAATAAAATATGGTGGTGTGGCCTCGATCTTTCGTCGTTTTGCGGTCAGATAATGTCCCATCTCATGAGTTCCAATGATGCCCATCAGACCAAGGAGGAATGTCCCCGTGACCAAAAACAAGTCCCAAGTGGTCCACCCCAACGGATAGAACAGAGAGAGGAACACTGGACTCACCGCCTGCATGAAACCCCCCAGCGAGATGGTTGCAAGGGTCGTGACGAAGAGTGCGTAATTGATCCTGATGTCCGACTCGCCCTCCTTCTGAATCGGGACAAATCTGACGATGTATACTCCTTCGTTCTTATCCTTCCAGCGGACTACTGGCCAGACACGTAGTTCCTCGGCTACCTCATCAAGTTCGTTGAATACCTGTTCTTGGACATCGCGGTGTGGGATCTGCCCCCCGGGCCATCGGAACAGAAATGTTGGTTGTCCAAATTCGAGAGCACTGGCCAAGACCTCGAATCTACGTGTGAGAATTGCATCTAGTTCGGTAAAGGTCGGGTAGGAGATGAC encodes:
- a CDS encoding site-2 protease family protein, with product MSLGGFSGVISYPTFTELDAILTRRFEVLASALEFGQPTFLFRWPGGQIPHRDVQEQVFNELDEVAEELRVWPVVRWKDKNEGVYIVRFVPIQKEGESDIRINYALFVTTLATISLGGFMQAVSPVFLSLFYPLGWTTWDLFLVTGTFLLGLMGIIGTHEMGHYLTAKRRKIEATPPYFIPGLPDIGGTFGAFIKQKSPPRERTDLFDLGLAGPFAGFIVTLVVLFVGFFLSVPVTADELTAIDEAFPNMTGSLPVPLLFTLLEIAFQGYIPDGGTLFLHPLAFAAWVGCLVTALNLFPASQLDGGHALRAIVGPKIHKYIGWAALGLMVISGFFLMAILVFMLSGGGEHPGPLNDTVPISRSRIVLFVIAMIVLVLCIPPLSFSFF